One region of Rhizobium sp. WYJ-E13 genomic DNA includes:
- a CDS encoding arginase family protein encodes MQLLLLHLDDALELQPDFVRACTLAGACHHVDKLSGKAIRLWGRQKMLAELGRDIARSLPPRARGPQLAFMGSGDFHHVTALLLDAALERRPVSTTLVHFDNHPDWVNFEGGMHCGSWVNSALSNPNIERVVTVGVCSRDLRNPERKGANLGWLRQGKLELYPYEHPPSRVKADFGSGASYRQDNGALHWNSISEIGEDNFIDRILSRIGTEAVYVTIDKDVLAADDAVTNWDQGRMRLPYLMALISEIGSRHRIIGADVIGDYSVPSYAGGFTTRLLKQAEIFIDQPRLRQAADAVRNINSAANHALLEILAESMG; translated from the coding sequence GTGCAGCTCCTCCTCCTTCATCTCGACGATGCTTTGGAGTTGCAGCCGGACTTCGTGCGCGCCTGCACGCTTGCGGGCGCGTGCCACCATGTCGACAAGTTGAGCGGCAAGGCGATCAGACTGTGGGGCAGGCAGAAGATGCTTGCCGAACTCGGCCGGGACATAGCCAGATCGCTGCCGCCGCGCGCCAGAGGGCCGCAGCTTGCCTTCATGGGCTCGGGCGATTTCCACCATGTGACCGCCCTGCTGCTCGATGCCGCTCTCGAACGGCGACCGGTTTCGACCACGCTCGTTCATTTCGATAATCACCCCGACTGGGTGAACTTCGAGGGCGGCATGCATTGCGGCTCATGGGTCAACAGCGCACTTTCAAACCCCAATATCGAAAGGGTCGTTACCGTTGGGGTTTGCAGCCGCGATCTGCGCAATCCCGAGCGCAAGGGAGCCAATCTCGGCTGGCTGAGGCAAGGCAAGCTGGAGCTTTACCCTTACGAGCATCCGCCGAGCCGCGTGAAGGCCGACTTTGGCAGCGGCGCGAGCTACCGCCAGGACAATGGCGCTCTGCACTGGAATTCCATCTCCGAGATCGGCGAGGACAATTTCATCGACCGGATCCTCAGCCGCATAGGTACCGAAGCAGTCTATGTCACAATCGACAAGGACGTGCTCGCTGCCGATGACGCCGTAACCAACTGGGATCAGGGGCGCATGCGGTTGCCCTATCTGATGGCGCTGATCAGCGAGATCGGCAGCCGCCATCGCATCATCGGCGCCGATGTCATCGGCGATTATTCGGTGCCGAGCTATGCCGGCGGCTTCACCACCCGCCTGCTCAAGCAGGCCGAAATCTTCATCGATCAACCGCGTCTGCGGCAAGCGGCCGATGCGGTGCGAAATATCAATAGCGCTGCAAATCACGCATTGCTGGAAATCCTGGCGGAATCGATGGGATGA
- a CDS encoding GNAT family N-acetyltransferase yields the protein MLQFAHKRPFPGSAEPVTQVYDTIRAIGREAWNACFRGHVEDYDCLLAIEGAGIGDFEWRYLTVVEDGKISAAMPAFLCPYPLDTTLEEGMPRRLIRRVRQHASGFLVLRLACLGSPCTETGAIGFHADVPEERRQALFGELLTAFEALAAEEGCALMGIKDIPAPVAAEFGALFSKRRYAAIGGLPSAWLDIDFRTIDDYMGRLSAGTRKDMRRKLKSFDAVRVEIRTDIGDLLPRVMTLYHDTRNRSEWQFEELTLAYFEGILTHMAGRSFCALYFVGDELLAANLIVHDERLAIDKFFCMDGEKGRLYNLYFLSWFTNLRYCLDHGLRRYQSGQAYYENKVRLGSRLTANTMFFRHRNRLLQALLRLVSPLFSQEEAK from the coding sequence ATGCTGCAATTCGCGCATAAACGTCCCTTTCCCGGGAGCGCCGAGCCGGTCACACAGGTCTACGACACGATCCGCGCCATCGGCCGCGAGGCGTGGAACGCCTGCTTCCGCGGTCATGTCGAGGATTATGATTGCCTTCTGGCAATAGAAGGCGCCGGCATCGGCGACTTCGAGTGGCGTTACCTGACCGTCGTGGAAGACGGAAAAATAAGCGCCGCCATGCCGGCGTTCCTATGCCCTTACCCGCTGGATACCACGCTGGAAGAAGGCATGCCGCGCCGGCTCATACGTCGCGTGCGGCAGCATGCATCGGGTTTTCTCGTTCTGCGGCTTGCCTGCCTTGGCTCGCCTTGCACCGAAACCGGCGCGATCGGCTTTCACGCCGACGTGCCGGAGGAGCGCCGCCAGGCGCTTTTTGGCGAATTGCTCACCGCCTTCGAGGCCCTTGCGGCCGAAGAAGGCTGCGCGCTGATGGGGATCAAGGATATTCCGGCACCGGTTGCCGCCGAATTCGGCGCGCTATTTTCAAAACGCCGTTATGCTGCCATCGGCGGCCTGCCGTCCGCCTGGCTCGATATCGATTTCAGGACCATCGACGACTACATGGGCCGGCTGTCGGCCGGCACCCGAAAGGACATGCGGCGAAAACTGAAATCCTTTGATGCCGTCAGGGTCGAAATCAGGACCGATATCGGCGATCTGCTGCCCCGTGTCATGACGCTCTATCATGACACGCGCAATCGCAGCGAATGGCAGTTCGAGGAGCTGACCCTGGCCTATTTTGAGGGGATTCTCACCCATATGGCGGGCCGCTCGTTCTGCGCCCTTTATTTCGTCGGCGACGAGCTGCTCGCAGCCAACCTGATCGTTCATGACGAGCGGCTTGCGATCGACAAGTTCTTCTGCATGGATGGCGAGAAAGGGCGGCTCTACAACCTCTATTTCCTCAGCTGGTTCACCAATCTGCGCTATTGCCTCGATCATGGCCTTCGCCGCTACCAGAGCGGGCAGGCCTATTATGAAAACAAGGTGCGGCTCGGCAGCCGGCTCACGGCAAACACCATGTTCTTCCGCCACCGCAATCGGCTGCTGCAGGCGCTGTTACGGCTGGTCTCCCCGCTCTTTTCGCAGGAGGAGGCCAAGTGA
- a CDS encoding MipA/OmpV family protein yields MVSSGRASFRVAAVSLPLIFMGFHPASSQDAKSSKSQWIITLGGSIEYGPSFEGSKHLSFSGMPSFDFRRLGEAPEYSAPDDNIDYGLFKIGGVEIGPVVGLRGGRSAFDDSELQGLHPVQWNLDAGVFAQYWPIEDRLRVRAETRQALWGGDGLLADLYLDWFQPVGDRWLLSAGPRLSLANGTYIRNNFAVSAEEAANSGRVEAFDANGGLKSIGFTVAATYTLSPAWSVQIYDKYSRLVGDAADSPITSRLGSADQNVIGITLNRSFQIGF; encoded by the coding sequence ATGGTCTCGTCGGGCAGGGCATCATTTCGCGTGGCGGCGGTATCGTTGCCGCTGATATTTATGGGTTTTCACCCTGCCTCGAGCCAGGATGCGAAATCCTCCAAAAGCCAGTGGATCATAACACTTGGAGGTTCCATCGAGTACGGTCCCTCTTTCGAAGGATCGAAGCACCTTTCCTTCAGCGGGATGCCGTCTTTCGATTTCAGGCGCCTCGGCGAAGCGCCTGAGTACAGCGCGCCGGACGATAATATCGACTACGGGCTGTTCAAAATCGGCGGCGTGGAAATCGGCCCCGTCGTCGGCCTGAGAGGCGGACGGTCGGCATTCGACGATTCTGAACTGCAGGGTTTACATCCGGTCCAGTGGAATCTGGACGCCGGGGTCTTTGCGCAATACTGGCCGATAGAGGATCGCCTGCGTGTGCGGGCGGAAACACGTCAGGCGCTGTGGGGCGGCGACGGTCTGCTTGCAGATCTTTATCTCGATTGGTTCCAGCCGGTCGGCGATCGCTGGCTGCTGTCTGCCGGTCCGCGCCTGTCTCTGGCAAACGGCACCTATATACGCAACAATTTCGCGGTTTCCGCCGAGGAAGCCGCCAATAGTGGTCGCGTCGAGGCGTTCGACGCGAATGGCGGTCTCAAATCCATCGGTTTCACAGTGGCCGCCACCTACACGCTCTCACCGGCCTGGAGCGTGCAGATCTACGACAAATATAGCCGCCTGGTGGGCGATGCTGCCGACAGTCCGATCACCTCTAGACTTGGCTCAGCTGATCAGAACGTCATCGGTATCACGCTCAACCGCTCCTTCCAGATCGGCTTTTGA
- a CDS encoding permease, which produces MTSSLTLPMLGLILFCVLAETVREVCFKQAASDSPVLATLTKPLTWLGIVFWAIELLAWTAVLASVPLTIAFPLMALSYVATVVAGAVIFRENINLRHATGVFLVTAGVACVGATGL; this is translated from the coding sequence ATGACCAGCAGCCTTACACTGCCGATGCTCGGCCTGATCCTCTTCTGCGTGCTGGCGGAAACGGTGCGCGAGGTCTGCTTCAAGCAGGCTGCCAGCGACAGCCCCGTACTGGCGACGCTCACCAAGCCGCTGACCTGGCTCGGCATCGTCTTCTGGGCCATCGAACTGCTTGCCTGGACGGCGGTGCTTGCCAGCGTGCCGCTCACCATCGCCTTTCCGCTGATGGCGCTGAGCTATGTGGCGACTGTCGTCGCCGGCGCCGTCATCTTCAGGGAAAATATCAACCTTCGTCACGCGACGGGCGTGTTTCTCGTTACCGCCGGCGTGGCCTGTGTCGGAGCAACCGGACTATGA
- a CDS encoding RT0821/Lpp0805 family surface protein: MPANIYRVALVCLIVIPALNACSHSEPLETAITSPVVSKAVPQTDQAVIADAVGQGTVGSSPLAWANPSTGSAGVIDQIDASSDGGQGCRSFVTSQQTLDGMTRFVGVACRSGNSWKMSSVPQ, translated from the coding sequence ATGCCTGCCAATATTTACCGAGTAGCGCTCGTCTGTCTGATCGTGATCCCAGCGCTCAATGCTTGTTCTCACTCCGAGCCTCTCGAAACAGCGATCACGTCACCGGTCGTCTCGAAGGCCGTTCCGCAAACCGACCAAGCGGTAATTGCGGACGCGGTTGGCCAGGGGACAGTTGGCTCAAGTCCTCTCGCTTGGGCGAATCCTTCGACGGGCAGCGCCGGCGTCATTGATCAGATCGATGCTAGCAGCGATGGTGGGCAGGGATGCCGCAGCTTCGTCACCAGTCAGCAAACTCTTGATGGAATGACACGTTTTGTCGGCGTGGCGTGCCGCTCAGGAAATTCCTGGAAGATGAGTAGCGTGCCCCAATAG
- a CDS encoding EamA family transporter — MTSMRLIWLAVPVLNTLFQIFTKLGVTQLGNTEGATWLEDALTSHWILAAVVVEIVCFFIWMTVLAELDLSKAFPLSGISYVLIIAAGWFAFGEPIVGLQIVGSGLILAGVWLIAGASEKTGSVSDNDVEPILPHANADKDG; from the coding sequence ATGACGTCGATGCGACTGATATGGCTCGCCGTGCCTGTGCTCAACACGCTGTTCCAGATTTTCACCAAGCTTGGCGTGACGCAACTCGGCAATACCGAGGGAGCGACCTGGCTAGAGGATGCGCTGACCTCGCACTGGATCCTGGCAGCCGTTGTCGTCGAGATCGTCTGCTTCTTCATCTGGATGACGGTGCTCGCCGAACTCGACCTCAGCAAGGCCTTTCCGCTTTCCGGCATCAGCTACGTGCTGATCATTGCCGCCGGTTGGTTCGCTTTCGGTGAACCGATCGTCGGCCTTCAGATCGTCGGCAGCGGTCTGATCCTCGCCGGTGTCTGGCTGATCGCCGGCGCATCGGAAAAAACGGGCTCCGTCAGTGACAATGATGTTGAACCGATCCTGCCGCATGCAAACGCCGACAAGGATGGGTGA
- a CDS encoding carboxylesterase, with amino-acid sequence MRSEELSFFLEGTNGKGVLLIHGLTGAPAEMKLVARQLNRRGYSVHAPLLAGHGEDITTLRRTHWEDWLTSVIQASEFLAQRTQETFAAGICVGGKLSLLAAEQRPDLIKAVAIYSPCFRYDGWDVPRHYTLLSPHIGWLSRIPFLDRLNFRENGSLGIKDERMRRMVEGMAGEGMLEKFPGRGIVEMYRLGKALRGTLPQIQTPTLILHAEEDDLSNPRHARYICEHIGGPHELRWIKDSYHMIHLDRQHRQVAAFTADFFEASHAAIRA; translated from the coding sequence ATGAGGTCTGAGGAATTGAGTTTCTTCCTGGAAGGCACGAATGGCAAAGGTGTGCTGCTGATCCACGGCCTGACCGGAGCGCCGGCCGAAATGAAGCTTGTCGCCCGCCAGCTCAATCGTCGTGGCTACAGCGTCCATGCGCCGCTGCTGGCCGGTCATGGTGAGGATATCACGACATTGCGCCGGACGCATTGGGAAGACTGGCTCACAAGTGTGATACAGGCCTCCGAATTCCTGGCTCAGAGAACGCAGGAGACATTTGCGGCCGGCATCTGCGTCGGCGGCAAACTGTCACTGCTTGCCGCCGAACAGCGGCCGGACCTGATCAAGGCGGTCGCTATCTATTCGCCCTGCTTCCGCTATGACGGCTGGGATGTTCCCAGACACTATACGCTGCTATCACCGCATATCGGATGGTTGTCGCGCATTCCTTTCCTCGACCGTCTCAATTTCAGGGAGAATGGCTCGCTCGGCATCAAGGACGAGCGGATGCGGCGCATGGTCGAAGGCATGGCAGGCGAAGGCATGCTCGAGAAGTTCCCCGGACGCGGCATCGTCGAAATGTACCGGCTGGGCAAGGCGCTTCGCGGAACCCTGCCGCAGATCCAGACACCGACGCTGATCCTGCATGCGGAAGAAGACGATCTCAGCAATCCGAGGCACGCCCGCTACATTTGCGAGCATATTGGCGGGCCGCACGAGCTCAGGTGGATCAAGGATAGCTACCACATGATCCATCTCGATCGCCAGCATCGGCAGGTCGCAGCGTTTACGGCGGATTTTTTCGAGGCAAGCCATGCTGCAATTCGCGCATAA
- a CDS encoding aspartate aminotransferase family protein, whose translation MNIVNVETFNEKRLLSERSEAELRLLEETYCSHGDTVHYMAEPKFFEECEGSYVYDAKGTPFLDLQMWYSAVNFGYRNERLNAAVHRQLDRLPQVASQYLHREKVELAAMIAQDAERKFGHRGRVHFNVGGSQAIEDSLKLVRNYTGGKSLMFAFEGGYHGRTLGASAITSSYRYRRRFGHFGERAQFVEFPYHFRGPKGMTKEEYGEQCVRKFARLFESEYNGVWDPKVGSAEYAAFYIEPIQGTGGYVIPPMNFFAELKKVLDQHGILLVVDEIQMGVYRTGKLWSIEHFGVSPDVLVFGKAITNGLNPLSGVWAREEMINPTIFPPGSTHSTFASNPMGTAVALETMKMLEEEDFGATIMAKGAYFLDGLKQLQKRHAIIGDVDGLGLALRCEICKEDSFTPDKATMDWLCDEGMKGDLRVGNKTYGLVLDVGGYHKNVITLAPNLLITREEIDLALTLLDQLFTRAVRR comes from the coding sequence ATGAACATTGTGAACGTCGAAACCTTCAACGAAAAGAGGCTGCTGTCCGAGCGATCGGAAGCCGAGTTGCGCTTGCTGGAGGAGACCTATTGCTCGCACGGCGATACGGTCCACTATATGGCGGAACCGAAATTCTTCGAAGAATGCGAAGGCTCCTACGTCTACGACGCCAAGGGAACGCCGTTTCTCGATCTGCAGATGTGGTATTCCGCCGTTAATTTCGGCTATCGCAACGAAAGACTGAATGCCGCCGTTCATCGCCAACTCGACCGGCTGCCGCAGGTCGCTTCGCAATATTTGCATCGCGAGAAGGTCGAACTGGCCGCCATGATCGCGCAGGACGCCGAACGCAAATTCGGCCACAGGGGACGCGTTCATTTCAATGTCGGCGGATCGCAGGCGATCGAGGATTCGCTGAAGCTGGTGCGCAACTATACCGGCGGCAAAAGCCTGATGTTTGCCTTCGAAGGCGGCTATCACGGCCGCACACTCGGCGCCTCGGCGATCACCTCCAGCTATCGCTATCGCCGCCGCTTCGGCCATTTCGGCGAACGGGCGCAGTTCGTCGAGTTTCCCTACCATTTCCGCGGCCCGAAAGGCATGACGAAGGAGGAATATGGCGAGCAATGCGTGCGCAAGTTCGCCCGTCTCTTCGAAAGCGAATATAACGGCGTCTGGGATCCGAAAGTCGGCAGCGCCGAATACGCGGCCTTCTATATCGAACCGATCCAGGGCACCGGCGGTTATGTCATCCCGCCGATGAATTTCTTCGCCGAACTCAAGAAGGTTCTCGACCAGCACGGCATCCTGCTCGTCGTCGACGAGATCCAGATGGGGGTCTACCGGACTGGTAAACTCTGGTCGATCGAACATTTCGGTGTCTCACCCGACGTTCTCGTCTTCGGCAAGGCGATCACCAACGGGCTCAATCCGCTGTCGGGCGTCTGGGCCCGGGAAGAAATGATCAATCCGACGATCTTCCCGCCCGGTTCCACGCATTCCACCTTCGCCAGCAACCCGATGGGCACGGCCGTAGCGCTCGAAACCATGAAGATGCTGGAAGAGGAGGATTTCGGCGCAACGATCATGGCCAAGGGGGCGTATTTCCTCGATGGCTTGAAACAGCTCCAGAAACGCCATGCGATCATCGGCGACGTCGACGGGCTTGGATTGGCGCTCAGATGCGAGATCTGCAAGGAAGACAGCTTCACGCCGGACAAGGCGACGATGGACTGGCTGTGCGACGAGGGAATGAAGGGCGATCTCAGGGTTGGCAACAAAACCTATGGCCTCGTTCTCGACGTCGGCGGCTACCACAAAAACGTCATTACGCTGGCTCCGAACCTGCTGATTACCCGCGAGGAGATCGACCTGGCGCTGACGCTGCTCGACCAACTCTTCACGCGCGCGGTCCGGAGGTAG
- a CDS encoding fatty acid desaturase, with protein sequence MKIFAHTRWDAAPVLAAVAHLVFDVYLIAGFQSRPLWASLILGCLYAVSISWNINSISHNFIHTPYFKPRWMNYAFSLMESVAIGFSQTYYHWVHMRHHSGNSDRPDEKGETIDLLSIYRHGRNGEPENVWSYTLKSFFRDSLGDIHKAIAKRRPFDAAWGRFELLAFLGLAAIALTYDWKAVLFFIPFYYAGNCLSSLNGYYEHLHGDPDEPIAWGVSSHKPFYNWLWFGNGYHAEHHYRPRIHWTKLSALHEQIKDEQERAGTHVISTCHAFGFMAPENREPELRHEV encoded by the coding sequence ATGAAGATCTTTGCTCATACCAGGTGGGATGCTGCCCCCGTGCTTGCCGCCGTGGCGCATCTCGTTTTCGACGTCTACCTGATCGCCGGCTTCCAGAGCCGGCCGCTCTGGGCCTCATTGATCCTGGGCTGCCTCTATGCCGTGTCGATATCCTGGAACATCAACAGCATCTCGCATAATTTCATCCATACCCCCTATTTCAAGCCGCGCTGGATGAACTACGCCTTCAGCCTGATGGAGTCGGTGGCGATCGGCTTTTCCCAGACCTATTACCACTGGGTGCATATGCGCCATCATTCCGGCAACAGTGACCGGCCGGACGAGAAGGGCGAGACGATCGATCTTCTGTCGATCTATCGCCACGGCCGGAACGGCGAGCCGGAAAACGTCTGGTCCTATACGCTGAAGAGCTTCTTCCGCGACAGTCTCGGCGATATCCACAAGGCCATCGCCAAGCGGCGTCCCTTCGATGCCGCATGGGGACGTTTCGAGCTTTTGGCCTTTCTCGGCCTGGCGGCGATTGCGCTGACCTACGACTGGAAGGCCGTACTGTTCTTCATACCCTTCTATTACGCCGGCAACTGCCTCTCGTCGCTCAACGGCTATTATGAGCATCTTCACGGTGATCCGGACGAACCGATTGCCTGGGGTGTGAGCAGCCACAAGCCCTTCTACAACTGGCTGTGGTTCGGCAATGGCTATCATGCCGAACATCATTACCGGCCACGCATCCACTGGACGAAGCTCTCGGCCCTGCACGAGCAGATCAAGGACGAGCAGGAAAGGGCCGGCACCCACGTGATCAGCACCTGCCATGCATTCGGCTTCATGGCCCCGGAAAACCGCGAGCCGGAGCTTCGCCATGAGGTCTGA